CCTAGTGTTGGTGACTCCCAGTTGTCTTCTACAAAACGTACATCGTGTACATTCATATCGATACCCAAAGCTTCAAGTGAGCCTAGGTATAACTCTTGAATATTGTCTGGTGATGGCTTCAATACCACCTGGAATTGGTAGTAGTGTTGCAGGCGGTTAGGGTTGTCACCATAGCGGCCATCGGTTGGGCGACGAGAAGGCTGTACATAAGCACTGCTCATTGGCTCTGGGCCTAATGAACGTAAAAATGTCATCGGGTGGAATGTACCCGCACCGACTTCCATATCTAATGGTTGTACGATTGCGCAACCTTGCTGCGCCCAGTATTCCTGTAGGGTCATAATAAAGCCCTGGAATGTTTTTACGTCGTGTTTCGTCGTCATGTCCGCTTATCTACTGGTTAAGGCTAATATAGGAAAATGTTGTTGATTATACCTTGTAGATCCGCGCTTATGTAGGTTATTTTTTAGCGTACATAGCAAAATTACTAATGAGCACAGATTATGGATATTGAGCGCTGCAAGTGGTGTGGTGACGACCCTGTTTACCAGCAATACCATGATGAGGTTTGGGGGCGACCTGTATATGACTCGCAGGAGTTATTTGCCAAGCTGTGCCTTGATGGTCAGCAAGCGGGTTTATCCTGGATTACCATTTTAAAGAAGCAGGCTAATTACGAGCGTTTATTTGCTAACTTTGATGCCAAGGTTATTGCTACTTACGATGAAAACAAAGTAGAGCAGTTATTGCTAGATCCAGGTATTGTGCGTAACCGGCTTAAGGTTAATTCGATTATTCGCAATGCTAAGGCTTTACTTAAGTTTGAAGCCGAGGGTAATGACTTTAACGAATTCTTATGGGGCTTTGTTGGCGGACAACCTAAGATTAATAATTTCGCTTCTATGGAAGAGTTACCTGCGCAAACGCCTGAGTCTGAAGCTATGTCAAAGGCGCTTAAAAAGCTCGGGTTTAATTTTGTGGGCCCTACAATTTGCTATGCGTTTATGCAGGCCGTTGGCATGGTCAATGATCATACTCAGGATTGCTTTCTCTACGGCAAAGATTTAAATCCTAAATAATATTTATACTCGATCAACATTTGGTGCCTTGTAAAATAGAAAAGGGTGTTCCACGTGGAACACCCTTTTTTCCTTTTTATCGCACAACTCTAGATTCTAAATTAAAACCTAGAAGCTAAAGGTTTTGGCAAATTGGCTTACTTTTCGAAGAAGAATAGTTCGCGCTCGCGCTTATCGCCATTTAGCTGATTCATCGTTTCTGAGTCATAAAGCTTACCGTTCACCATTGTGTAGGTCACTTTATCTGTCACACGAATATCTTCTAGTGGGTTACCGTCAATCACGATTAGGTCCGCTAGCTTGCCTTGTGTGATAGAACCAAGCTGATGATCCATACCAAAGGTTTTCGCTGGGTTGATAGTGGCTGTTTTAAGCACTTCCATATTGCTCATGCCGCCCTGGGCAAACATCCACATTTCCCAATGTGCTGCTAAACCTTCACGCTGACCATGAGCACCAATGTTGGCAATAATACCTTCTTCTTTTAGCTCATTAGCAACTCGAACTACGTTGAAGTGGTTATAGTGACCATCTGGCGCGGTAGTGCGACGCATTGAACGTGCGTTGAGCATGTCGCTTGGTACGTATTTACTTAGACGAGGATGAGCCCATACGTCTGTTTTGTCGTACCAGTAGTGTTCACCCGAAATACCGCCGTACGCTACAACTAGGGTTGGTGTGTAAGCAACTTCGGTTTGGCGCCACATTTGCTTGATGTCGCTATAAATAGCACCAACAGGTAGCGAATGTTCTAGCGTAGTATGACCGTCTGCAATCATTGTTAGGTTGTGCTGAAGCAGACTGCCGCCTTCTGGCACTACCATCATTTCAAGCTCGCGTGCAGCTTGAATGACTTGTTGGCGTTGATTACGACGTGGTTGGTTGTAACTCTTAACGCTAAATGCACCCACTTTCTTGAGGCGTTCAAGATGGAACTTAGCATCATCAAGTGAATCTACGTGTGAGGTATAGCCTGGAGCGTTTGCACCGTACAAGATGGTACCTGTAGAGAAGATGCGTGGCCCTGCAATATTGCCGGCTTTTTGCTGCTCAGAAGCAGCGAAGATTTCAGTCGTATCGTTTGATGGGTCATGGATCGATGTAACACCTAGTGATAAGCCTGAATAAAGCATCCAGTTTTGCTGTGGGATGATTTCATCGTCTGCTTGGCCGCCGTGAGCATGAGCATCGA
This DNA window, taken from Shewanella maritima, encodes the following:
- a CDS encoding DNA-3-methyladenine glycosylase I, whose product is MDIERCKWCGDDPVYQQYHDEVWGRPVYDSQELFAKLCLDGQQAGLSWITILKKQANYERLFANFDAKVIATYDENKVEQLLLDPGIVRNRLKVNSIIRNAKALLKFEAEGNDFNEFLWGFVGGQPKINNFASMEELPAQTPESEAMSKALKKLGFNFVGPTICYAFMQAVGMVNDHTQDCFLYGKDLNPK